A DNA window from Halomicrobium mukohataei DSM 12286 contains the following coding sequences:
- a CDS encoding phytoene/squalene synthase family protein, with the protein MTGVPQQATLADDRTWAFEAVQSVSRTFALSVELLDEPMTEWVCTGYLLCRTADTIEDEPTIPMGRRAELLETFDAMLAEESETTVEDFLSAVEPETPADGGDDWAVLGQTDRIVRLWRSFPDPVQDGMRSITREMATGMADILRRHEDSGGLRLETLDELEEYCWYVAGTVGQLFMKLQTARADPDDPTPDPEDARAFALLLQLVNIAKDVRADWDEEHNVYLPGEWLAEEELDHEAVAEPEHSTAVARVVGRVVDQAADYAHGAQRYLSTVPEGDNGGLLEATALPYLLALGTIRELRERTVDAVEQPDAVKLEREEVEALFAEAEDGFTRDQVRDLAATVRAGPYHEQ; encoded by the coding sequence ATGACCGGAGTGCCGCAGCAGGCGACGCTGGCTGACGATCGGACCTGGGCGTTCGAGGCCGTCCAGTCGGTCTCCCGGACGTTCGCGCTGAGTGTCGAGTTGCTGGACGAGCCGATGACGGAGTGGGTCTGTACCGGCTATCTCCTCTGCCGGACCGCAGACACGATCGAGGACGAACCGACGATCCCGATGGGCCGACGCGCCGAGCTCTTAGAGACCTTCGACGCGATGCTGGCCGAAGAGTCGGAGACGACCGTCGAGGACTTTCTCTCGGCCGTCGAGCCGGAGACGCCGGCCGACGGGGGCGACGACTGGGCCGTCCTCGGTCAGACCGACCGGATCGTCCGCCTCTGGCGGTCGTTTCCCGACCCCGTCCAGGACGGGATGCGCTCGATCACCCGCGAGATGGCGACGGGCATGGCGGACATCCTGCGCCGCCACGAGGACAGCGGCGGCCTCCGTCTGGAGACGCTCGACGAGCTCGAAGAGTACTGCTGGTACGTCGCCGGCACCGTCGGCCAGCTGTTCATGAAGCTCCAGACCGCCCGAGCCGACCCCGACGACCCCACGCCGGACCCCGAAGACGCCCGCGCGTTCGCACTCCTGCTCCAGCTCGTCAACATCGCCAAGGACGTTCGCGCCGACTGGGACGAAGAGCACAACGTCTACCTGCCCGGCGAGTGGCTCGCCGAGGAAGAACTCGACCACGAGGCCGTCGCCGAGCCCGAGCACTCGACCGCGGTCGCCCGCGTCGTCGGCCGGGTCGTCGACCAGGCCGCCGACTACGCACACGGTGCCCAGCGGTACCTCTCGACGGTCCCGGAGGGAGACAACGGCGGTCTCCTGGAGGCGACGGCGCTGCCCTACCTGCTGGCACTCGGGACGATCCGCGAACTCCGCGAACGGACCGTCGACGCCGTCGAACAGCCCGACGCGGTCAAGCTCGAACGCGAGGAGGTCGAGGCGCTGTTCGCCGAGGCCGAGGACGGCTTCACCCGCGACCAGGTCCGCGATCTCGCAGCCACGGTGCGAGCCGGTCCGTACCACGAGCAGTAG
- a CDS encoding inorganic phosphate transporter: protein MTGVAFWSLVGLASLTSLVTAWALGANSNSPPFAPAIGANAISTMRAAFLIGILAALGALTQGGAISETVGAGLIDGVQITSLAATAGLLTASAFMAFGVYSGYPVPAAFATTGAMVGVGLSLDGDPAMATYWRIGTFWLLVPPVSGGLAYLTATILRRDDIPETVGVPLLAAIVGGIVANVQLGVVPTPPGVQQGSIAGFLARQVPTPIVGGLDLGVVGFTLVFAAVSFQWIRRRTLASVDRGIKTFLVVLGSVVAFSSGGSQVGLATGPLENLYGAQLELPGIVLLGLGAAGILGGAWMGAPRLLQATSREYAQLGVRRSIAALVPGFIIAQTAIALGIPISFNNIIISGVIGGGLAGGSAGVSRRKIGVTLAFWVITLVTSIGIGFGLYRLLATVLGVT, encoded by the coding sequence ATGACCGGGGTCGCGTTCTGGTCGCTGGTCGGCCTCGCCTCGCTGACGAGCCTCGTGACGGCGTGGGCCCTCGGTGCGAACAGCAACTCCCCGCCGTTCGCGCCAGCGATCGGTGCGAACGCCATCTCGACGATGCGGGCGGCCTTCCTCATCGGTATCCTCGCCGCCCTCGGCGCGTTGACACAGGGCGGCGCGATCTCCGAGACCGTCGGCGCGGGGCTCATCGACGGCGTCCAGATCACGTCGCTTGCGGCGACGGCGGGGCTGCTCACCGCGAGCGCGTTCATGGCCTTCGGGGTCTACAGCGGCTATCCCGTGCCGGCGGCCTTCGCCACGACCGGCGCGATGGTCGGCGTCGGGCTCTCGCTGGACGGCGATCCCGCGATGGCCACCTACTGGCGGATCGGGACGTTCTGGCTCCTCGTGCCGCCTGTCTCGGGCGGCCTGGCGTATCTCACGGCGACGATCCTGCGCCGGGACGACATCCCCGAGACGGTCGGGGTCCCGCTGCTCGCGGCCATCGTCGGCGGGATCGTCGCGAACGTCCAGCTCGGCGTCGTCCCGACGCCCCCCGGCGTCCAGCAGGGTTCGATCGCCGGGTTTCTGGCGCGACAGGTGCCCACGCCGATCGTCGGCGGGCTCGACCTCGGCGTCGTCGGGTTCACGCTGGTGTTCGCGGCGGTGAGCTTCCAGTGGATCCGCCGCCGCACGCTGGCCTCGGTGGACCGCGGGATCAAGACCTTCCTCGTCGTGCTGGGCAGCGTCGTCGCGTTCTCCAGTGGCGGCAGTCAGGTCGGGCTGGCGACCGGACCACTGGAGAACCTCTACGGCGCCCAACTCGAACTGCCGGGGATCGTCCTGCTGGGACTCGGTGCCGCCGGCATCCTCGGCGGGGCGTGGATGGGCGCGCCGCGACTGCTCCAGGCGACTTCTCGGGAGTACGCCCAGCTCGGTGTCCGCCGGTCGATCGCCGCGCTCGTCCCCGGTTTCATCATCGCCCAGACCGCGATCGCGCTGGGGATCCCGATCTCGTTCAACAACATCATCATCTCCGGCGTGATCGGCGGTGGGCTGGCCGGCGGCTCGGCGGGCGTCTCCAGGCGAAAGATCGGCGTCACGCTGGCGTTCTGGGTGATCACGCTCGTGACCTCCATCGGGATCGGCTTCGGCCTCTACCGGCTCCTCGCGACGGTGCTCGGCGTCACCTGA
- a CDS encoding universal stress protein, which yields MRPSHVLVPLDGSPLSQAALSHALDVFDCPITVLNVVTPIDAAMSESGVLTDEVRGGAAREHAADVIDAAREQAAGTDQPVETVVEEGDPVETVVEEGDPAETIVAYAEANDADQIVMGGHGGGSDLAKRLLGTVATAVVREAPVTVTVVR from the coding sequence ATGCGACCCTCACACGTCCTCGTCCCCCTCGACGGCTCGCCGCTCTCGCAGGCGGCGCTGTCCCACGCGCTGGACGTTTTCGACTGTCCGATCACGGTGTTGAACGTCGTGACGCCGATCGACGCCGCGATGAGCGAGAGCGGCGTGCTGACCGACGAGGTGCGGGGAGGCGCGGCTCGCGAGCACGCGGCGGACGTGATAGACGCCGCCAGAGAGCAGGCCGCCGGTACCGACCAGCCCGTCGAGACGGTCGTCGAGGAGGGTGACCCCGTCGAGACGGTCGTCGAGGAGGGTGACCCCGCCGAGACGATCGTCGCCTACGCCGAGGCCAACGACGCGGACCAGATCGTGATGGGCGGTCACGGCGGCGGCAGCGATCTCGCGAAGCGCCTGCTCGGGACGGTCGCGACGGCGGTCGTCCGCGAGGCCCCGGTGACCGTCACCGTCGTCAGGTGA
- a CDS encoding IMP cyclohydrolase produces the protein MYVGRFVVVGPQVGAYRVSSRSFPNRRALDRDGTITVGPTEDAPETDNPYISYNAVRETDRGVVVGNGSHVDPIAEKLSLGYPARDAVAESLLALDFEKDDYDTPRIAGIVGVDPDDPTTRAEGHGGVIGTVRRDALLVEEVTEPTLVATYETDSPEAFDLEATDAEEIAREVYGHEFEHAVCAAGVTVDGGVETAIYNG, from the coding sequence ATGTACGTTGGACGGTTCGTCGTCGTCGGCCCGCAGGTCGGCGCGTACCGCGTCTCGTCGCGATCGTTCCCGAACAGGAGAGCCCTCGACCGTGACGGCACGATCACGGTCGGACCGACCGAAGACGCTCCCGAGACCGACAACCCCTACATCTCGTACAACGCCGTGCGGGAGACCGACCGGGGCGTCGTCGTCGGTAACGGCTCTCACGTCGACCCGATCGCAGAGAAGCTCTCGCTTGGCTACCCCGCGCGGGACGCCGTCGCCGAGTCGCTGCTGGCGCTTGACTTCGAGAAGGACGACTACGACACCCCGCGCATCGCCGGGATCGTCGGCGTCGATCCCGACGACCCCACGACGCGGGCCGAGGGCCACGGCGGCGTCATCGGGACGGTCCGCCGGGACGCGCTCCTGGTCGAAGAGGTCACCGAGCCGACGCTGGTCGCGACCTACGAGACGGACAGCCCGGAGGCGTTCGACCTGGAAGCGACCGACGCCGAGGAGATCGCCCGGGAAGTCTACGGCCACGAGTTCGAACACGCCGTCTGTGCGGCGGGCGTCACCGTCGACGGCGGCGTCGAGACCGCGATCTACAACGGCTAG
- a CDS encoding NifU family protein, with protein MSTETESGDDLEERITNFLRRNFPQIQMHGGSAAIQNIDREEGSVTIQLGGACSGCGISPMTIQAIKTRMTKEIPEIDTVHANTGMDGSEGMAGGASPSMPGDSRGGEIGGDDEGPEAPF; from the coding sequence ATGAGCACGGAGACCGAAAGCGGCGACGACCTCGAGGAGCGTATCACGAACTTCCTGCGCCGGAACTTCCCGCAGATCCAGATGCACGGCGGCTCGGCGGCGATCCAGAACATCGACCGCGAAGAAGGCAGTGTCACGATCCAGCTCGGCGGTGCCTGTTCTGGCTGTGGGATCTCGCCGATGACGATCCAGGCGATCAAGACCCGCATGACCAAGGAGATCCCCGAGATCGACACGGTCCACGCCAACACGGGCATGGACGGCAGTGAGGGCATGGCCGGCGGTGCCAGCCCGTCGATGCCCGGCGACTCGCGGGGCGGCGAGATCGGCGGCGACGACGAAGGCCCCGAAGCGCCGTTCTAA
- a CDS encoding MFS transporter: MTERQKQLRALFFTRFAGAFGLVTLLTLLPTYIEVLGAEGFVVGMFVTGLTFAQAVAVIPVSYLGDRYDKRTILLVGLGLAAAVYGAFTFVETSWGFVLVRGVQGIAATTAGLLGLALVGQLARDSKRGNTIGKSNSWRFAADIGGTLSAGVLYDNFGFSTVFGLLMVVTGLAFLAVLAWVEPDETTVEEFAFFDLAVNRRIATITSFRAQYAVAVTLVRNWVPIFAGVAAAQGGLGFNAAVNGATAVSLTIVSARFMNMLSQPFTGRLSDRFGRARFVFVGGLAYGIAALLVPFTPAIGSALALPATFPYFGELSAAFLPLLAVSALLGIADSIREPASMALFADEGTGEGVAASFGIRDIVWRPGAVVAPLVGGWLMSSVGIDWVFFLGAGAAFSGVIAFVGILSYDHGREGLAKW, from the coding sequence GTGACAGAACGCCAGAAACAACTGCGAGCGCTGTTTTTCACGCGATTCGCCGGTGCCTTCGGGCTGGTGACGCTCCTGACGCTGTTGCCGACGTACATCGAAGTCCTCGGGGCCGAGGGGTTCGTCGTCGGGATGTTCGTCACCGGCCTGACCTTCGCACAGGCAGTCGCGGTGATCCCGGTGTCGTACCTCGGGGACCGCTACGACAAACGGACGATCCTGCTCGTCGGCCTCGGGCTGGCAGCCGCCGTCTACGGTGCCTTCACGTTCGTCGAGACGAGCTGGGGGTTCGTCCTCGTCCGGGGGGTCCAGGGCATCGCCGCGACCACTGCCGGCCTGCTCGGACTCGCGCTCGTGGGCCAGTTAGCCAGGGACAGCAAACGCGGCAACACCATCGGCAAGTCGAACTCCTGGCGGTTCGCCGCGGACATCGGCGGGACGCTCTCGGCCGGGGTACTCTACGACAACTTCGGCTTCTCGACCGTCTTCGGGCTCCTGATGGTCGTCACCGGGCTGGCCTTCCTCGCGGTGCTCGCGTGGGTCGAGCCCGACGAGACGACCGTCGAGGAGTTCGCGTTCTTCGATCTGGCGGTCAACCGCCGGATCGCGACGATCACGAGCTTCCGGGCCCAGTACGCCGTCGCGGTGACGCTGGTCCGTAACTGGGTGCCGATCTTTGCCGGCGTCGCGGCCGCTCAGGGCGGACTGGGGTTCAACGCCGCCGTCAACGGTGCGACGGCGGTGAGTCTGACCATCGTCAGCGCCCGCTTCATGAACATGCTGAGCCAGCCGTTCACGGGCCGGCTCTCCGACCGGTTCGGTCGCGCGCGGTTCGTCTTCGTGGGCGGGCTCGCATACGGGATCGCCGCCCTCCTCGTCCCGTTCACGCCCGCGATCGGCTCCGCGCTGGCGCTCCCGGCCACGTTCCCCTACTTCGGCGAACTCTCCGCGGCGTTCCTCCCGCTGCTGGCCGTCAGTGCCCTGCTCGGGATCGCCGACTCGATCCGGGAGCCCGCCAGCATGGCGCTGTTCGCAGACGAGGGGACGGGTGAGGGCGTCGCCGCGAGTTTCGGGATCCGGGACATCGTCTGGCGACCGGGCGCGGTCGTCGCACCGCTGGTCGGTGGCTGGCTCATGAGTAGCGTCGGCATAGACTGGGTGTTCTTTCTGGGCGCTGGGGCCGCCTTCTCCGGCGTGATCGCGTTCGTCGGCATCCTCTCGTACGACCACGGGCGCGAGGGGCTGGCGAAGTGGTGA
- the prs gene encoding ribose-phosphate diphosphokinase: MIIPGSESQAFAAALADASDESLGRVEYEDFADGESVVRVPDEIDRAVVVASTLSDHAHVELLQLQDAAREAGADEVLTVLPYMGYARQDEAFRTGEPVSSRAMARAISSGTDRVLTVNPHEDSVCDFFDVPAEPVDAAGVLADPLPATLDEPLFLSPDEGAVDIATTVRDAYGRGTVDYFEKERDYDTGAVDISPSDATVADRDVVVADDIIATGSTMSEAVGVLNDRGAGRVFVSCVHPMLASNAQTKLASAGVERVYGTDTIERAVSDVSAASAVAERL, from the coding sequence ATGATCATCCCCGGTTCGGAATCGCAGGCGTTCGCGGCGGCGCTGGCCGACGCGAGCGACGAGTCACTCGGGCGCGTCGAGTACGAGGACTTCGCAGACGGCGAGTCTGTCGTGCGCGTCCCCGACGAGATCGACCGGGCGGTCGTCGTCGCCTCGACGCTCTCGGATCACGCCCACGTCGAACTGCTCCAGTTGCAAGACGCCGCCCGCGAAGCCGGTGCCGACGAGGTCCTCACAGTCCTGCCGTACATGGGCTACGCCCGCCAGGACGAGGCGTTTCGAACCGGCGAACCCGTCTCCTCGCGTGCGATGGCACGGGCCATCTCGTCTGGCACCGACCGCGTGCTGACGGTCAACCCCCACGAGGACTCCGTCTGCGACTTTTTCGACGTGCCCGCCGAACCGGTCGACGCTGCCGGCGTCCTGGCCGACCCGCTGCCCGCGACGCTCGACGAACCGCTCTTTCTCTCGCCCGACGAGGGGGCCGTCGACATCGCGACGACCGTCCGAGACGCCTACGGGCGCGGGACCGTCGACTACTTCGAGAAAGAGAGAGACTACGACACCGGCGCGGTCGACATCTCGCCAAGCGACGCGACCGTCGCCGACCGGGACGTGGTCGTCGCCGACGACATCATCGCCACCGGATCGACGATGAGCGAGGCCGTCGGCGTGTTGAACGACCGGGGGGCCGGCCGGGTCTTCGTCTCCTGTGTCCACCCCATGCTGGCGTCCAACGCCCAGACGAAGCTGGCGAGTGCCGGCGTCGAACGGGTCTACGGCACCGACACGATCGAACGGGCCGTCAGCGACGTGAGCGCCGCGAGCGCCGTCGCCGAGCGACTCTGA
- a CDS encoding HVO_0234 family beta-propeller protein: MSDDDIALDEKRIYEERREEVHAYVACEMGVATVALSDDQIGRFGLEHGCTARDIAGSDGRLAVATDEDVLVGDEAGFTATGFGPATAVGVDERVVAASEDGTLARLDGDEWVTLGAVDEPHAVDGDLVAAAEGCFRIDGDDLVALGGDAVRDVAAAGPYAGTADGVDRLADGWTTELAGDATVVSAERDGDRAHAVVDGDLFARASGEWAAVDPTVSGIVDVAYAAATVTVTADGTVAIDPVTAKDGAPEWRSRALGLAGVTGVAVP, translated from the coding sequence ATGAGCGACGACGACATCGCCCTCGACGAGAAGCGGATCTACGAGGAGCGCCGCGAGGAGGTCCACGCCTACGTCGCCTGCGAGATGGGCGTGGCGACGGTGGCGCTCTCGGACGACCAGATCGGCCGTTTCGGGCTCGAACACGGGTGTACGGCCCGCGACATCGCCGGCAGCGACGGCCGCCTCGCGGTCGCGACCGACGAGGACGTGCTGGTCGGCGACGAGGCGGGATTCACCGCCACCGGCTTCGGCCCGGCGACGGCGGTCGGCGTCGACGAGCGCGTCGTCGCCGCGAGCGAGGACGGGACACTCGCCCGGCTCGACGGCGACGAGTGGGTGACACTGGGCGCTGTCGACGAGCCCCACGCCGTCGACGGCGACCTCGTGGCGGCCGCCGAGGGCTGCTTCCGGATCGACGGCGACGACCTCGTCGCGCTGGGCGGGGACGCCGTCCGAGACGTGGCCGCCGCCGGACCGTACGCCGGGACCGCCGACGGCGTCGACCGTCTCGCCGACGGCTGGACGACCGAACTGGCCGGCGACGCGACCGTCGTCTCGGCCGAGCGTGACGGCGACCGCGCACACGCAGTCGTCGACGGCGATCTCTTCGCACGCGCCAGCGGCGAGTGGGCGGCGGTCGACCCGACCGTGTCCGGGATCGTCGACGTCGCCTACGCCGCCGCGACGGTGACGGTCACCGCCGACGGCACCGTCGCGATCGACCCGGTGACCGCGAAAGACGGCGCACCGGAGTGGCGCTCGCGCGCGCTCGGGCTGGCCGGAGTCACCGGCGTCGCCGTGCCGTAG
- a CDS encoding DUF4349 domain-containing protein, translating to MPTIHVTRRQIALLAVVVLVAVAGCSGAQNTADSGGSDLGMQSAGDGSGGSSGGGGVGSYYDADGDRVIVRESRMDLRVDNFTRAFRSTREIAAAHGGYVGDRSQNSRGDWDEGRITVRVPPENFSEARDDLAVLGHVEDESVSVQDFTDEYNDREARIEDLQQEERALESLLSRANDSEEASEIRNDLREVRDELRTLRQQQSSLERREAMSTIRIDAHEPVSEQPPENYRSSFGFDDAFMEAFYGGLTAVKYVVVFFGYAIPIGLSLLPLAAFGLVLVGGFRRTRRFVSGAMSADSERANDSPAVVETSGDEAGTTDDGEPDGGETDE from the coding sequence ATGCCAACGATACACGTGACCAGACGACAGATCGCGCTGCTGGCCGTCGTCGTCCTCGTCGCCGTCGCCGGCTGTTCGGGTGCCCAAAACACCGCCGACAGCGGCGGCTCCGATCTGGGAATGCAGTCGGCCGGCGACGGCAGCGGCGGCAGTAGCGGTGGCGGCGGCGTCGGCAGCTACTACGACGCCGACGGGGATCGCGTGATCGTCCGCGAGTCCCGGATGGACCTGCGGGTCGACAACTTCACGCGGGCGTTTCGCTCGACCCGCGAGATCGCCGCGGCCCACGGCGGCTACGTCGGCGACCGCTCGCAGAACTCCCGGGGCGACTGGGACGAGGGCCGGATTACGGTCCGGGTGCCCCCCGAGAACTTCTCCGAGGCCCGCGACGACCTCGCGGTGCTTGGCCACGTCGAGGACGAGTCGGTGTCGGTCCAGGACTTCACCGACGAGTACAACGACCGCGAGGCCCGCATCGAGGACCTCCAGCAGGAAGAACGGGCCCTCGAAAGCCTGCTGAGCCGGGCCAACGACAGCGAGGAAGCCAGCGAGATCAGAAACGACCTCCGGGAGGTACGAGACGAGCTCCGAACCCTCCGCCAGCAACAGTCCTCGCTGGAGCGCCGTGAGGCCATGTCGACGATCCGGATCGACGCCCACGAGCCGGTGAGCGAGCAGCCACCCGAGAACTACCGCTCCTCGTTTGGCTTCGACGACGCGTTCATGGAGGCGTTCTACGGCGGCCTGACGGCGGTGAAGTACGTCGTCGTCTTCTTCGGCTACGCGATCCCGATCGGGCTCTCGCTGTTGCCGCTGGCGGCCTTCGGCCTCGTGCTCGTCGGCGGCTTCCGCCGGACTCGGCGGTTCGTCTCGGGAGCGATGAGCGCCGACTCGGAGAGGGCAAACGACTCGCCGGCAGTCGTCGAGACGAGCGGTGACGAGGCCGGGACGACCGACGACGGCGAGCCCGACGGCGGCGAGACCGACGAGTAG
- the hemL gene encoding glutamate-1-semialdehyde 2,1-aminomutase — MNHEQSRSLYDRALSVMPGGVNSSVRATQPYPFFVERGDGGHVIDADGNRYLDFVMGYGPLLLGHDLPEPVQSAVQQRAAEGPMYGAPTEVEVELAEFVRRHVPSVEMTRFVNSGTEATVSAVRLARAYTGRDKIVVMQGGYHGAQESTLVEGEGDHTAPSSPGIPPEFAEHTLTLPFNDAEAARELFAEHGDDIAAVLTEPILGNYGIVHPVDGYHETLRELCDDHGSLLVFDEVITGFRVGGLQCAQGKFGVTPDLTTFGKIVGGGFPVGAVGGRSEIVEQFTPAGDVFQSGTFSGHPVTMAAGLETLRYAAENDVYDHVNGLGERLRAGLTDILADQAPEYTVVGTDSMFKVVFTRDADGTQAGGPCDAGCTQDPDCERFETCPKTGADVKRAETERWQRLFWPAMKEQGVFLTANQFESQFVCDAHTEADIDEALEAYKDAL, encoded by the coding sequence ATGAACCACGAGCAGTCGCGATCGCTGTACGATCGGGCGCTGTCGGTGATGCCGGGCGGCGTCAACTCTTCGGTGCGAGCGACCCAGCCCTACCCCTTCTTCGTCGAGCGCGGGGACGGCGGCCACGTCATCGACGCCGACGGAAACCGATATCTCGACTTCGTGATGGGCTACGGCCCGCTCTTGCTGGGCCACGACCTGCCCGAACCGGTCCAGTCGGCGGTCCAGCAACGCGCCGCCGAGGGGCCGATGTACGGCGCGCCGACGGAAGTCGAGGTCGAGCTGGCGGAGTTCGTCCGCCGGCACGTCCCCAGCGTCGAGATGACCCGCTTCGTCAACAGCGGCACCGAGGCGACGGTGTCGGCGGTGCGTCTGGCGCGGGCCTACACCGGCCGGGACAAGATCGTCGTCATGCAGGGGGGCTACCACGGCGCACAGGAGTCGACGCTGGTCGAGGGCGAGGGCGACCACACCGCCCCCTCCAGTCCCGGCATCCCCCCGGAGTTCGCCGAGCACACCCTGACGCTGCCGTTCAACGACGCCGAGGCCGCACGGGAGTTGTTCGCCGAGCACGGCGACGACATCGCCGCGGTCCTGACCGAGCCGATCCTGGGCAACTACGGCATCGTCCACCCGGTCGATGGCTACCACGAGACGCTGCGCGAGCTGTGTGACGACCACGGCTCGTTGCTCGTCTTCGACGAGGTCATCACGGGCTTTCGGGTCGGTGGCCTCCAGTGTGCTCAGGGGAAATTCGGCGTCACGCCCGACCTGACGACCTTCGGCAAGATCGTCGGGGGCGGGTTCCCGGTCGGAGCCGTCGGCGGCCGCTCGGAGATCGTCGAGCAGTTTACCCCCGCTGGCGACGTGTTCCAGTCGGGCACCTTCTCGGGTCACCCCGTGACGATGGCCGCCGGCCTGGAGACGCTGCGCTACGCCGCCGAGAACGACGTGTACGACCACGTGAACGGCCTTGGCGAACGGCTGCGAGCCGGCCTGACGGACATCCTCGCGGATCAGGCACCCGAGTACACCGTCGTCGGCACCGACTCGATGTTCAAGGTGGTGTTCACCCGCGACGCCGACGGCACGCAGGCCGGCGGCCCCTGTGACGCCGGCTGTACGCAGGACCCCGACTGTGAGCGCTTCGAGACCTGCCCGAAGACCGGGGCGGACGTCAAACGGGCCGAGACCGAGCGCTGGCAGCGCCTGTTCTGGCCGGCGATGAAAGAGCAAGGAGTCTTCCTCACGGCCAACCAGTTCGAGTCGCAGTTCGTCTGTGACGCCCACACCGAGGCGGACATCGACGAAGCGCTGGAAGCGTACAAGGACGCCCTGTAG
- a CDS encoding molybdenum cofactor biosynthesis protein MoeA yields the protein MSHEVSLADARGAVLAEDRPAATPEYDRARVAGYAVAAVEVEDTRRAAPVVMDVVADLAPHDEPPAETPLRTAVAVAAGAPLPPTTDAVVQTDDASRRNDDVALREPVVPGKNVLSATTLGGRETVSVGTLLTARTIALLGAAGHERVPVVAETTDVSR from the coding sequence GTGAGCCACGAGGTCTCCCTCGCCGACGCCCGCGGCGCGGTCCTGGCCGAGGACCGCCCGGCCGCCACCCCGGAGTACGACCGCGCTCGCGTCGCGGGCTACGCCGTCGCGGCCGTCGAGGTCGAGGACACGCGGCGGGCGGCCCCGGTGGTCATGGACGTGGTCGCAGACCTCGCTCCTCACGACGAGCCGCCGGCCGAGACGCCGTTGCGGACTGCCGTCGCGGTCGCCGCGGGCGCACCGCTTCCCCCGACCACGGACGCGGTCGTCCAGACGGACGACGCCAGTCGTCGAAACGACGACGTGGCGCTCAGAGAGCCGGTGGTCCCCGGCAAGAACGTCCTCTCGGCGACGACGCTTGGCGGCCGCGAGACCGTCTCCGTGGGGACGCTCCTGACCGCGCGGACGATCGCGCTGCTGGGCGCGGCCGGCCACGAGCGGGTGCCCGTCGTCGCGGAGACGACAGACGTGTCGAGGTGA
- a CDS encoding MogA/MoaB family molybdenum cofactor biosynthesis protein, giving the protein MSDEHGHDHGDGEHGHHHHHGTDETLAFAVLTISSSRSSDEDESGPVASAAIEDAGHRVAVTDVVADDAAAIRERVETLAGERAGGATVDVIVTTGGTGLTPDDVTIEAVRPLLDPEIPGIGEYFRRLSHEQVGTAAMLTRATAGIVGETAVYAFPGSPDAIALGVEDVLLPEIGHVVGLAGR; this is encoded by the coding sequence ATGAGCGACGAGCACGGCCACGATCACGGCGACGGCGAGCACGGCCACCACCATCACCACGGCACCGACGAGACCCTCGCGTTCGCCGTGCTGACGATCTCTTCCTCTCGGTCGAGCGACGAGGACGAGAGCGGGCCGGTCGCGAGCGCGGCGATCGAGGATGCCGGCCACCGCGTCGCCGTCACCGACGTTGTCGCGGACGACGCGGCGGCCATCCGCGAGCGCGTCGAGACGCTGGCGGGCGAGCGCGCCGGCGGAGCGACGGTCGACGTGATCGTCACCACCGGCGGGACGGGACTGACGCCCGACGACGTGACCATCGAGGCGGTCCGGCCGCTGTTGGACCCCGAAATCCCCGGTATCGGCGAGTACTTCCGGCGGCTGAGCCACGAGCAGGTCGGCACCGCCGCAATGTTGACCCGCGCGACCGCGGGGATCGTCGGCGAGACCGCCGTCTACGCCTTCCCCGGGAGCCCGGACGCGATCGCGCTGGGCGTCGAGGACGTGCTCCTGCCCGAGATCGGCCACGTCGTCGGGCTGGCGGGTCGATGA
- the moaC gene encoding cyclic pyranopterin monophosphate synthase MoaC, with protein MDEFSHVEDDAAQMVDVGDKAVVDRRAVASGRIDLEPSTAESIETGAVVKGNVLATARVAAIQAVKRTWDDIPMCHPLAIDGVTVDFAVREDGVESTVEVSSTGQTGVEMEALNGVTRALLTVWDMVKSAEKDADGQYPDTRISDVRVEAKVKGDS; from the coding sequence ATGGACGAGTTCAGCCACGTCGAGGACGACGCGGCCCAGATGGTCGACGTCGGCGACAAGGCCGTCGTCGACCGCCGGGCGGTCGCGAGCGGACGGATCGACCTGGAACCGTCGACGGCCGAGTCGATCGAGACCGGCGCGGTCGTGAAGGGCAACGTGCTGGCGACGGCCCGCGTCGCCGCGATCCAGGCCGTCAAGCGCACCTGGGACGACATCCCGATGTGTCACCCGCTCGCGATCGACGGCGTCACCGTCGACTTCGCGGTCCGCGAGGACGGCGTCGAGAGCACCGTCGAAGTCTCTTCGACCGGCCAGACCGGCGTCGAGATGGAGGCGCTCAACGGCGTCACCCGCGCCCTGCTGACGGTCTGGGACATGGTGAAGTCCGCCGAGAAAGACGCCGACGGGCAGTATCCGGACACGCGCATCTCGGACGTGCGCGTGGAAGCGAAGGTCAAGGGAGACTCATGA